The genome window TCAGTGGCCTCAAAGCCGTTTCACCCAACCTGGAAAAGGCGTGAGGCTGCTGCTCGATGAGCACATCCCTCGCGATGTAGCCATGGCGCTCCGTAAACGCTTTCCAGCCTTGGATGCCCTTTCCATTTACGACATCATGAGGTTGACAGCGCGATGCGGTGATGCAATGATGCATCTGTGAGAACTACGCTCTCTTTGGATGCGGAAGCGTTTCAAGCCGCCAAGGCGAAGGCGGCACATGAAAACATTTCGTTGGGAAAAGCGGTTTCAGAGCTGATTCTTCTAGGGGTCCGGCGGCCCTTCACCAAGCGGTCTTCGTCAGCCGTTTTTCGATCTCAGGGCGGCCTCTACACAACAGAGACAGTCGAAGACTCCCTGGATGATGAGTAGAGCCGCCCTGCTCGACGCCAATACGCTGATCGCCGCCTTTGACGAGTCGCATGCCGACCACAACCGCGCCGACAAGTTTCTAAAGGGGTTGCAACGATTCCACACCTCACCGCAGACGCAAGGGGCTTTTCTGCGGTTTTTCACTCGCCCCTGGATCGATGCTTCAGGGCAGCGCCAATCTCCGCGAATGGGCACAGGGGAGGCGATGGCTCACTTGGAGAGAATTCTAGATTTGCCCGGGCACCAGTTTCTTCCCGATGACCTCCCGTTCACCAACGTCTCCATGCGCTCACTCAGCGGCTTCAAACAGTGGAATGACGCCTATCTGATCGCCTTGGCGGCGAAACACAAGCTGAGCCTGGCAACACTTGAGCGAAAGCTTGCGAACATGGATGATCCTATATCTTCCGTCCTGCACGTTATTCCGTAGCAAAAGGTCTGTTATTTTTCGTCAGCACAATAGCAAGTCGTTACAATTGCGAAGCCCTTTGGCAAAGGCAACTCAGGGTTCTTGTAAGTTCTATAGGCGGGTGCATGGCCGAATTCTTCTGTTTTGCGGGCAGTTGGGCGCACTACGGCTGTAAAGTGCTGCCGCCGGCCAGTTGATTGCGTCTGCGCGACAGAGCCGACGACGCCAAAGGCGTCCCTCATGCCAGCCCTGCCCACAAGACAGTCCCCCCTGCACGGCCCGTGGCCTCTCCCGGTGCGTATTTGAATAATGCCGTAAAAACCAGCCTAATCCCCCCTCCAACGGCACACTTCGTGCTTTACAAACGCTGCGAAAGGGTGAGCTGTGCCGCAATAACGCCCATAATATATGTACATACACACAATGCATGCTCCAGAACCAGAGGGCAACTGCCCGCACAACTTTAGTCCGGTGCCAATCCGCTGCCACTTCCTGGTTTGCCTCAAGCATTGGTTTTTCCGCCAATACATTCTGGTCGCGGCCTTCGTTCTGGCGGGAGGATTGGCCGCAGGACTGTACATCGCCAACTCAACCCACACGGATTACTGGAAGGTGATCGTGGCAATCATCACAGGTTTGTTTTCCCTGACCTACTTTATCCAAAAGCAAAAACTGGAAGAACTGGAGCTGTTCACGAGAATTTTCGCCAAATTCAACACCAGGTACGACCGCCTCAACGACGAATTAAATCGAATCCGAGAGACTGACGTCACCTCCCCGTTGCCAAAAGAAGACCGAGACACCCTCTTCAAGTATTTCAACCTTTACCCATTATCCCAAGCCGTAGCGTGAAACTAGGAGACACGGTCTTCACGATTGGCTTTCCCAATCCGCAATTACAAGGTGTGGAACCAAAACTGACCGACGGGAAAATCAACAGCCTGGCAGGCGCCCAGGACGATGCACGGGAATTCCAGATCAGCGCAGCAGTGCAGCCCGGCAATTCCGGCGGGGCCTTAGTGAACTCCTCAGGCAACGTCGTCGGTATCGTCGCAGCCCGGTTATCAGACATCGCGGCATTCAAATCCTCAGGCGCCCTTCCTCAGAACGTCAATTACGCAATCAAGAGCTCGTATGTCCTGTCCTTATTGGAGTCGCTGCCCGAAGTGGCCAGCAAACTGAAGGACCCTTGCTCGATCAAAGACCGCAAATTCCAGGATGTCGTGCAGGATGCCGAAGATGCCACCGCGCTGGTCCTCGTTTACTAAGGGCGAGTCTCGATAGGAGGGAAGCACCCGTCAGTCATGGGGCTCGTGTTCCTTCGGGGAGCGAGTTGCCTATTTTCCCGACCGACACCGCAAAAGCCCATATTTGATCAATTGATCAATCGGATCAATGCGCCCCTGCTTTACGGCGCGTTCCATTCGTGGTAAACGGGCGCATGCAAAATTCGCTGGATCATCAAAGCGACGGAAATCCAAACACCTCTCGACGCGGCGCACAACTCCTCTGCAGATTCATGGCGGTCCTCCTCGTCGCCGCATCGCAGCCCGCATTGCTCGATGCGGCTGAGCTGGGGTTGTTCCAGCAGGACGCGGATGTCGGCCATGTCAGTCACCCCGGCTCGGTCGAGGTGGACGGGGCGGACGGCTCGTATATGGTTGCGGGCGGGGGCGAGAACATGTGGTTTACCAACGACGCTTTTCATTTCGTTTGGAAACAGGTATCAGGCGATTTCGCGTTGGAGGCTGCCGTGCAATGGGTGACCCCCGGGGGTAATGCGCATCGCAAGGCCTGCCTGATGGTGCGCCAAACTCTCGAGCCGGATTCGCCTTATGTCGATGTGGCGCTGCACGGGGATGGGCTGACCTCATTGCAATTCCGCGAAAGCGCTGGCGCGCTGACTCATGAAATCCAATCCAGCATCGGCAGGCCCGCAAGCGCGGGCATTCAGTGCCAAGGCGAGGTGTTTTTCATGACCTTGCCGAACTCTGCCATGGCGCCCGAGCAATCAGGAGCGAACCCTGGCGGGCAATCGCCCGCAGGTCCCTTTGTCCGTCTCAGGTTTCATGACCCTGTCTATGTCGGGCTGGGGGTGTGCGCCCATGACGACAACGTGCTCGAGAAAGCCCGTTTCTCGGACGTGCAGTTGCGGACCTTGCACGCCGCGCCCGGGCTCAAACCGGTCCTGCACTGCGCGCTGGAACGCATCCCCATCGGCTCCAAAGATCGACGGGTCGTCTATCACACCACCAACCATATCGAGGCCCCGAATTGGTCTCGAGACGGCCAGTCCTTTATTTTCAATTCCGGCGGGCACATCTATCGGATGCCTGTGGCAGGGGGAAATCCGCAGGAAATCGACACCGCCTTTGCCAATCGGTGCAATAATGATCATGGCCTTTCACCAGACGGCGCGCAGATCGCCATTAGCGATCAATCACGCACCGGTAAATCTATGATTTATGTCCTGCCAATCACGGGCGGCTCGCCCAGGCAGATCACCACCCTGGGCCCTTCTTACTGGCACGGGTGGTCTCCGGACGGCTCGACTCTGGCCTATTGCGCCGAGCGCCAGGGAGAATTCGACATCTACACCATTGGCGTTAATGGCGGACAGGAGAAACGCCTGACTACAGCAAAAGGCTTGGATGACGGACCGGATTACTCACCTGACGGCAAGTATATTTACTTCAACTCCGAGCGCACGGGTCTGATGCAAATCTGGCGCATGAAAGCCGACGGCAGCGGCCAGGAACAACTCACCTCCGATGACGCCAACAACTGGTTCCCTCACCCCTCGCCCGACGGCAAGTGGCTCGTGTTCCTGACTTACGACAAGGACGTCACCGGCCATCCAGCCAACCAAATCGTTCGGTTGCGAATGATGCCGGTGAGCGGTGGCCCAATCCAGGACTTGGCCCGGTTCTTCGGCGGACAAGGAACCATCAACGTGCCCTCGTGGTCGCCCGACAGCAAACAACTCGCCTTCGTGAGCTACCAGATCATACGGCCTCAGCCTGCGCCTTCTCCTTAACAATCCAAACGCCAGCGGGCCCTCGGGTACCGGTCCGCGCGAAGCGTCGTGGACTGCGCCAGTCCTCTGGCGCTTTTAGGCCGCGCGTTGCGTAAGTTCCACTCTCACGTCCAGTGGCATTGAATTGGGTGCGCCGGCTCAGAGAGGCAGGACATCCAACAGCGATAGAGGACTAAGAGGACTACCGTAGTCCACGACCTTCTTAACCACGACTTCACTTTCTGTCTTGAAATGCCGGCCCACTTCAGGCGAAATGCCCGGGCGGAAGCATTCCGGCCTTATGGATTTAGGCGATATTCTCAGCAAAGAACAAATCGTTACCGATTTGCGGGCGGCAACTCGTTGGGAAGCCATCGACGAACTCATCAACAATCTGGTCGCCAGCGGCAAGATTAAACCGCAACACCATGACCCTATCGCCGCAGTCGTCAAGAAGCGCGAATCCTCGATGAGCACCGGCATCGGTTTCGGCATCGGAATTCCACATGCCTCGACCGATTTAATAGACGAGGTCGTCGGCGCGCTCGGGCGCTCCAAGACCGGCGTCAATTTTGATGCCCTCGACAACCAGCCGGTCAATCTCGTCATGCTCTTCCTGGTGCCTCAAGGTCAATTTCAGAAACATCTCCACACCCTGGCCAACATCGCCAAGCTCCTTCACAAAGCCGATTTCCGCCAAGCCCTCGAACAGGCTCCCGACGCCGACGCCATGCTGCAGATCATCCGCGATCAGGGGAAGAAGTAGCCCCGTGCTCCCTCATCAGGCCATCCAACAGCGCCTGCAAGCGGCGGTTCAGAAGGTGCTCCCAGGCGCCGATTCCTCCCTTGTCCTCGTGCGCCCCTGTCCCGACCCCAAATTTGGCGATTATCAGACCAATGCGCTCATGGCTCTGGCCAAGGGCTTGAAAATCAATCCGCGCCAATTGGCAACCGACGTGACCGCCAACCTGGACCTGGCCGATTGGTGCGAACAGGTTGAAATTGCCGGCGCTGGTTTTCTCAATTTCCGCCTCAAACCCCTGGCCCTTGCCGCTGCATTGAACTCCGCAGCCCGGGAGGAGCATTTGTTCTTCGACAAAACCGCGCAGCCCCGAACTATTGTCGTTGATTTCAGTTCGCCGAATGTGGCCAAGCCCATGCACGTCGGCCATATCCGCTCGACGATTCTGGGCGATGCCCTGGCGCGGGTCCTGCGCCTGCTGGGCCATCGCGTCATCACAGATAATCACATCGGCGATTGGGGCACCCAGTTCGGCATGTTGCTGGTGGGTTGGAAAACAATACTCGACCAGGAACGGCTCAAAGCAGACCCGCTGGCTGAAATGGAGCGAATCTATAAAACCATCAGCCCTGGGTGCGACCCTGAGAAACCAGGCTTTGAGCCGGCAACACTCGAACGCGCCCGCGCCGAGTTGGTGAAATTGCAGGCCGGTGATGCCGAGAACCTCGCCATCTGGCGCGAGATGCTCCGGCTCTCACAAGCCCAGTTTGAAACCATTTATGGCCGGTTGGGTGTCCGGTTCGACCACACTCTCGGAGAAAGCTTTTACAATCCTCGTCTCCAGCAGATTGTCGATGATTTGATGCGCCGCGGCATAGCCGTTGAAAGCCGCGGCGCAAAGGCAATCTTCTCGGACGCTTCCCTGCCGCCAAAAGAGGACCCGTTCCTGATCCATCGCGAAGGCGAATGGGTGGCGAACCCATTCATAATCCAGAAGCAGGATGGCGGTTTTAATTATGCCGCAACCGACTTGGCGACCTTGTCCTATCGCCTCGAAACCTGGCACGCCGGCGAGGTCATCTATGTCACTGATGGCCGCCAACAACTCCATTTCCGCCAATTGTTCGCCGCCTTTCGCCGCTGGCATCCCGAGGCCACGACCAGGCTGGCTCACGTCTGGTTCGGCTCCATCCTGGGCGAGGATGGCAAACCATTTAAAACCCGCTCCGGCGAGACGGTCCGGCTTTCAGACCTGCTCGATGAAGCCGAAGAACGCTCCCTCAAGGTGGTCTCGGAAAAGAGCCCCGGCCTGCCTGAACCCACCCGGCGCGAGATCGCGCGGGTCGTCGGGCTGGGGGCAATCAAATATGCCGACCTGCTGCCCAACCGCCAGAGTGATTACATGTTCAGTTGGGACAAGATGCTGGCCCTCACTGGCAACACGGCGCCCTACCTCCAATATGCCTATGCCCGAATTCGCAGCATCTTCAGAAAAGGCGGAGTGCAGGCCCCGGCAGAGGACGCTCACCAACCAGCGATTACCTTAACCGCACCGGAGGAACTCGCCCTGGCCAAGCACCTCCTCAATTTTGGCCTGGTCCTCGAAGCGGTTGCCGAAGAGTACCGCCCAAATTTTCTCTGCAATTACCTCTACGACCTGGCCGGGCGCTTCACGGCCTTTTACGAAAACTGCCCTGTCTTGAAATCTGCGCCCGAGCAGCGCGGCTCCCGTTTGGTTCTATGTGATCTGACTGCCCTTGTGCTTAGCCAGGGCCTGCGTGTCCTCGGAATTGAAACCCTGGAACAGATGTAAGCCTCAGAGCGTGTTTTGAAAATGGACGGCGCCCGCTCCCCTCGTCCTCGTCCTCGATTTTCAGGTCTTCCGAGAACGAGGACGACCACGAGGACGAGGACGAATGGCGGCAATTCTATTTTTAAAACAGGCTCTCAGGCCGGCGGTTGGCTTTGAGATTCCAAATCCAGGCAATCCCATCCCCCAGCACCACCTTCTCCTTGGGCCGCCCCAAACCTCCCCGCAGGGCCTCCCAATGCAGGCGCCCTCCCAGGTCCGTCGGGTCGCCCTGGGTGCGCACTACTATCTTGTCTGTAATCACTCCCCGGCCCCCTTGAGTCGTCGGCGCGTCCATTCGCGCCCTTCTTCTAAAACTTCCATCTCAATCTCGCGCAGGGAGCGCGGCTGCTTTTTATCCGAGGTCGCATGTCCTTTCGTTCGGTTAATGGTTGCTTTCCTCGGATGAGGAACCACTTACGATCCTTCCATTATGGTGGTAGTGTCAAGATGCGCTCCCCCGTGGCTTACCGTGTGACCCCGTGACCCCGCCATTCAAGATCCCAGGCCCCAGGCAAATACGCTGCCAAAGTAGCAGGAGTGTGGCGGTGGTGACGAGCCGCGTCATTGCGAAGCGAGCCTGTAGAATCGGGTTCCAGCGGGCGCGGGCAGGCTCACTTGGTACTGGAGATTGCTGTAGTTGATTGCGGGGGTTGCCGCCTCGGGAGACCATGGACCCGCCAGGTTGGTGCCTTCTTGCAGCGATACAATGGCGGACGGCACGCCCCAGGAAAACAGGAGGCCACCGCCTGCCCTCTCAATATTTAGCACGGGTTTAGGCGTGCCCTGCCAGGTGTAAATGCCGCCACCGCGTGCAACGGCGACTAGTTTGAAGCCGTCGGCCGAGGAGGCGACCCCTGTCCAACTGGCGGTCGGGGCGGCGTCCGGCTGCCAGGTAGTGCCGGAGTCAACAGATCGATATATCTCTCCAGTGTTGGCGACGACCACGTCCCGGGTGCCGTCGGCCGAGCAGGCTAGGGCGGTCCAGTTCGAAACTGCCGTGCAGTTAGTGATTACGGTCATGCCGGCGTTGGTAGTGCTGTAGAGGAGACCAGGGCAATTCGTCGGCGGTGGCATTACATTTGTGTCCCAGAGGGCCGGTAAAACGATAGTGGCCCCGTCAAAGGACATCGCGACCGCAGGGCACGATCGGTACGCAAAATCAGCCCCTATGGTGTGGTTAGACCAATTTGAAGCTGGCGTGAGGATCACGGCCGATGGCGATGAATAGTGATCTGCGGTGACAACCACCAGCACGCTTCCATCGGCGGAGGAGCGAATCGGCCCGACGGTTTCGCCTACCGGCTCCGCGAGCGGCCCCAGGAGCGTCCAATCGCCCCCGAAGTTAGTCGAGACATACACCGCTGGCCCGTAACCGCCCCCACCTATAGCCACTGCGACGTTAGAGGCGTCGGCCGAACAGGCGACACTGATCGGCGTGAAAGCGTTTGTGACGGGCGCCCAGCTCGCGGCCGAGTTGCTGGAAAAATAGAGGCCATGGCAAGCAGCAAAAATCCAGGTGGCGTCCCAGGAGGAAGCCAAGTCCCTCCAAGCATTAACGGGCGCGGGGCTTTGCGTCCAACTCAGGCCCGAATCGGCCGAGGCGTAAATCAGCCCATTGCTGACTCCCGCAACAATGCGGCTGCAATCAGCCGAGCAGGCAACGCAGGACCAGTTGGTGCTCGGGGCGCTGGTTTGGACCCAGGCTTGGGCAAGTCCTTTGGGCGGACAACACAATGGGCCAAATGCCGTGGTGACGCTAAGTGCTGCCAATAGGGGGAACGGTACAGACCGGGCTCTGTGACCTCCGTGGAAGCTGCCGAGATTCCCCGCCCCCGCACGCCCGAGCTTTGTTTCGACTAAGCTGAACCGGCGTGCGTGGAAAGCTTCTGGGTACCGACTGGACTGGTGTTTCTCTAGAGGAAGCATAACACGCAGGCGAGGCCCTAAGAGGGGGTGTAGAGCTCCACACTGGAAAGGATCGCGGTCCCGCTAAACCCGCCAGCCGCCAGCACCTGGCCGTCCGGGAGCAGGGTCGCTGTGTGGCCAAAGCGAGGCGAATTCATGGACGCAGTCACCGCCCACCCCGCCGCGGCTGGATCGTACAGTTCCGCGCTATCCAAATATCCGGCTCCCCCATAGCC of Verrucomicrobiia bacterium contains these proteins:
- the argS gene encoding arginine--tRNA ligase, with translation MLPHQAIQQRLQAAVQKVLPGADSSLVLVRPCPDPKFGDYQTNALMALAKGLKINPRQLATDVTANLDLADWCEQVEIAGAGFLNFRLKPLALAAALNSAAREEHLFFDKTAQPRTIVVDFSSPNVAKPMHVGHIRSTILGDALARVLRLLGHRVITDNHIGDWGTQFGMLLVGWKTILDQERLKADPLAEMERIYKTISPGCDPEKPGFEPATLERARAELVKLQAGDAENLAIWREMLRLSQAQFETIYGRLGVRFDHTLGESFYNPRLQQIVDDLMRRGIAVESRGAKAIFSDASLPPKEDPFLIHREGEWVANPFIIQKQDGGFNYAATDLATLSYRLETWHAGEVIYVTDGRQQLHFRQLFAAFRRWHPEATTRLAHVWFGSILGEDGKPFKTRSGETVRLSDLLDEAEERSLKVVSEKSPGLPEPTRREIARVVGLGAIKYADLLPNRQSDYMFSWDKMLALTGNTAPYLQYAYARIRSIFRKGGVQAPAEDAHQPAITLTAPEELALAKHLLNFGLVLEAVAEEYRPNFLCNYLYDLAGRFTAFYENCPVLKSAPEQRGSRLVLCDLTALVLSQGLRVLGIETLEQM
- a CDS encoding PTS sugar transporter subunit IIA, with amino-acid sequence MDLGDILSKEQIVTDLRAATRWEAIDELINNLVASGKIKPQHHDPIAAVVKKRESSMSTGIGFGIGIPHASTDLIDEVVGALGRSKTGVNFDALDNQPVNLVMLFLVPQGQFQKHLHTLANIAKLLHKADFRQALEQAPDADAMLQIIRDQGKK
- a CDS encoding kelch repeat-containing protein, producing the protein GYGGAGYLDSAELYDPAAAGWAVTASMNSPRFGHTATLLPDGQVLAAGGFSGTAILSSVELYTPS
- a CDS encoding serine protease, whose product is MKLGDTVFTIGFPNPQLQGVEPKLTDGKINSLAGAQDDAREFQISAAVQPGNSGGALVNSSGNVVGIVAARLSDIAAFKSSGALPQNVNYAIKSSYVLSLLESLPEVASKLKDPCSIKDRKFQDVVQDAEDATALVLVY
- a CDS encoding PIN domain-containing protein is translated as MMSRAALLDANTLIAAFDESHADHNRADKFLKGLQRFHTSPQTQGAFLRFFTRPWIDASGQRQSPRMGTGEAMAHLERILDLPGHQFLPDDLPFTNVSMRSLSGFKQWNDAYLIALAAKHKLSLATLERKLANMDDPISSVLHVIP